The genome window TATTGACGTTGACGTTCACCAGTAGCTGGTTTCCCCGAAAGGATAACAGAACGATATCTTTTTCTGTTTTGCTGGCATTTTCGTATTAGACGAGTAATAATATCTATATCTTTTGAAAGCGCCTCACGGAAAGCCGGCTTAACTTCAAAAACAAGGCTTGAAGTATTTTGTCTAACCGCTTGTAATACCTCATCATCGTTAAATTCAAACAGTTTTTCTAAAATTTGTGCATCTGGTTGTGCTATATCAATCTGAACTTTATTTATTTCAGGTGCACGACCATTTAAAAGCTCTTTTATTAACTCCTGATTCGGAATGCCTTCAGTTTCAAGAGAAAAACGGTTGTTGTAACGTGAGAAAACTCTTGCCAAAGCCCCTTCGTTTGGAGCTCCTTTTGAATTAACGACTGACAGAATACCATGACGATAGCCTAAAATACAGTATGTAAACCACTCAACTCCGCTGTTAGCAATTTCATTTGGCGACAAAACATCCATCGTTTCATAAGTATTATAGTTTCTTTTCTGCATACTGTTGTTGGGGCGTTTTCGATTGAGCTTGGCAAATAAATATTCGGCAGTGTCCTCAATTACATCTAATATCATTGGCTCGGCGTTTTGATAAGTCAGTTCTAACGCATTATTCCGGCATTCCCTGCCAAACACTTCTTGAAATAAACCTCTAAATAAATTTACTGGCACTTCATTGTTTGTTTGAGTATCTCGAATAATAGTTTTGAAAAGGTAGATATTTTTTGTTGACATTCATATTCCTCCGTAATATTCAATTATTTCGTAGAATAGAATTATTTTTATATTTTTATATTTTTAATTAGAAGCGATACTGTTCCGTCTGGATTATTGATAAATTCGATTTCATCTACGTTAGAATATACTTGAGTAGGTATTTTAATTTCGACACCGCTGGATGTTTTAATAGCTTGTTTGCCGAATTTTTTCTGAAATTTTTCTGATAATGCTAATATCTCATCTTTTCCTATATCAACGGCAGCCAGCCTTTCAAAAAATTCCTCTCGAGCAGCAGGATTCTTCGCGAAAAACTTTTGCCCGAGATTCTCCACCACCAGAGGTTGCTCTTGCTGCAACTCATCAAACATAGTGGAAGAGATATGCGTATTCATTTCATCCTCTTTAGCATAATAGAGCTCTGCAACCTTTTCTGCGACTTTTAATATTTTAGTAGCTTTCTGTCGTGGCGTTTTATTCTCTGTACAGGCTAGAATTTGAGTCGAAAGATAGAAATCTTTTATTCCATCGACAGTGAATTGTCGCTCTATTACTTTAACAGAGGGAGTCTGCATATTAATAAAAAAGCCTTCGGGCACCTTTGCAGCTTGAGCAGGAAGTAGCGTTCTGTATCGGATTATATTAATTTCCTTATTATCATTCTTAACCCCTGCGAAATGTGTAAACGCACTTCTATAGTCAAACTTTAGCATGAATAAGTAGTCATTTCCATCCATTTGAGAAATACCCATAACTACATCCGCCACTGGGATTTCTGCATTTCTTCGCATTATACTAAACATATTCTCTGCGATACTTTGGGATATAGGAAT of Acetonema longum DSM 6540 contains these proteins:
- a CDS encoding nucleoid-associated protein — translated: MPVTIKSAIIHILDTSAGLPVLSDRLMLIEKEIEDYISGIIDKSFHSDDVKECMFKAESTLWEQCQNASWNLIPISQSIAENMFSIMRRNAEIPVADVVMGISQMDGNDYLFMLKFDYRSAFTHFAGVKNDNKEINIIRYRTLLPAQAAKVPEGFFINMQTPSVKVIERQFTVDGIKDFYLSTQILACTENKTPRQKATKILKVAEKVAELYYAKEDEMNTHISSTMFDELQQEQPLVVENLGQKFFAKNPAAREEFFERLAAVDIGKDEILALSEKFQKKFGKQAIKTSSGVEIKIPTQVYSNVDEIEFINNPDGTVSLLIKNIKI